The nucleotide sequence GCGGCTTTGGCCGGCATGAAGCCCTGCCCGGAGATCCAGTTCTCCGACTTCATCACGCCCGCGATGGACGCCATCACGCAGCAGGCCGCGAAGCTCCGCTATCGCTCGGCCGGCACGCAGACCTGCCCGCTCACGCTGCGCGTCTGCTACGGCGGCGGCGTCGGCGGCGGCCTCTACCACTCGCAGACCAACACCACGTGGTTTGCGCACGAGCCGGGCCTGGTCGTGCTCGCGCCCGGCACCGTCTACGACGCCAAGGGCATGCTCAAGGCCGCCATTCGCGACGACAACCCGGTCATCTACTTCGAGCACAAGAAACTCTATCGCTCGATCAAGGAAGACATCCCCGACGAGGAGTTCGTCGCGGACCTGTACAAGGCCGCGGTGCGGCGCGAGGGCAAGGACATCACCGCAGTGTCGTACGGCTACACGCTGCAGCTCACGCTGCAGGCCGCGGAGAAGATGAAGGAAGACCACGGCATCGAGGTGGAAGTGGTGGACCTGCGCGTGCTCAACCCGCTCGACAAGGACACCGTGCTGGCGTCGGTGGCGAAGACCAACCGCTGCGTCATCGTGCACGAAGACCACCGCACGCTCGGCATCGGCGCGGAGCTGTCGGCGATCCTGGCGGAAGAGGCCTTCGATTGCCTCGACGCTCCCATCGTGCGCGTCACCGCGCCTGACGTTCCGGCCATCCCCTTCTCGGCGCCGCTGGAGAAGTTCTACATGCCGAGCGTGGAGAAGATCGTGACGGCGCTGGAACGCACGGTCGAGTACTAGCTAGGTCTTTTCCGGAGCCCTGCCTTCGGGCAGGGCTTTCGCGTCTTCCGCCGGTTGGAACAGCCGGAACAGCCAGAACCTTGCCTCGAGCTCGCACTTCTTGGAGCAGAAGGTCCGTTGGTCGCGCGCGTGGCTGGCAGCGATCTCGTACTTCGATCTGCACCAGGTACAGCCGGTTGAAGTGGCCATGTTGTGGGTGGTGCGTCTCAGAGTGGGGGGAGGTTGTCGCGCAGACTAAGAGAAGTAAGACAAAGCGGCAATAGAGCAAATCCCGTAACCCGAAGTAGGGTCGCTTACCCCTCGGTCCGCAGCAGGTCGTCGATGGTCTCGCGCCGCCGGATCACGGTGACGCGCCGCCCGTCGACCAGGACCTCGGCCGCCCTGGAGCGCGTGTTGTAGTTCGAGGCTAGCGACATGCCGTAGGCGCCCACGTCCAGCACCGCCAACAGTTCGCCCGGCTCAGCCACGGCCACCAGGCGGTCGCGGGCGAAAAAGTCTCCCGTCTCGCACACGGGACCGACCACGTCGAATGTCCCGAGTACCTGCTGCTTGTTCTCGCGCAGGGGCACGATCTCGTGGTGCGCCTGGTAAAGCGCCGGCCGCAGCAAGTCGTTCATTGCGGCGTCGGTCACCAGGAAGCGCTTGGCGCCGTTCTTCTTCTGATACAGAACGCGCGTGAGCAGCACGCCCGCAGGGCCGACCAGCGCACGTCCCGGTTCAAGTAAGAGATGAAGGTGAAGGCCCTTCAGCGGTGACGTAACGGCAGTTGCGTAGGCGCCGCATCGGTCTTCGAGATCTTCTTTCCGCCCCGGCGCGGGACCCTGGTAGTCGATCCCGAGGCCTCCACCGGCGTCCACGTAGTGAATCTTGTGTCCGTCGGCGCGCAGCTCGCGCACCAGCGTCGCCACGCGCTCCATCGTCGCCCGGAAAGGCGCGACGTCGGTGATCTGCGACCCGATGTGGACGCTGACGCCGGCGACCTCGAGCCATCGGTCCCGCGCGGCGGCGGCATAGAGCCGTCGCGCCTCGCCCATCGCGACACCGAACTTGTGCTCGCGCATCCCGGTGGAGATATAAGGATGCGTCTCGGCCGGGACGTCGGGATTCACGCGCAGCGCGACGCGTGCTTTCTTCTTTCGCTTGGTCGCGCGCGCCGCCAGCAGTTCCAGTTCGCCTTCGCTCTCGACGTTGAAGAGCAGGATG is from Terriglobales bacterium and encodes:
- a CDS encoding alpha-ketoacid dehydrogenase subunit beta, which gives rise to MALTTYIDAITQALREEMQRDEKVFIIGEDVGVMGGVFKATKGLFEEFGPDRVIDSPLAEGIIVSSAIGAALAGMKPCPEIQFSDFITPAMDAITQQAAKLRYRSAGTQTCPLTLRVCYGGGVGGGLYHSQTNTTWFAHEPGLVVLAPGTVYDAKGMLKAAIRDDNPVIYFEHKKLYRSIKEDIPDEEFVADLYKAAVRREGKDITAVSYGYTLQLTLQAAEKMKEDHGIEVEVVDLRVLNPLDKDTVLASVAKTNRCVIVHEDHRTLGIGAELSAILAEEAFDCLDAPIVRVTAPDVPAIPFSAPLEKFYMPSVEKIVTALERTVEY
- the lysA gene encoding diaminopimelate decarboxylase, coding for MFRYHDDSLHCDAVALETLARTYGTPLYVYSAEAIRSRYRSFDGAFRGVPHTICYSVKANSTLGILKLLAKLGAAFDVVSGGELERVRRAARGRLKQTVFSGVGKTEAEMDAALRAGILLFNVESEGELELLAARATKRKKKARVALRVNPDVPAETHPYISTGMREHKFGVAMGEARRLYAAAARDRWLEVAGVSVHIGSQITDVAPFRATMERVATLVRELRADGHKIHYVDAGGGLGIDYQGPAPGRKEDLEDRCGAYATAVTSPLKGLHLHLLLEPGRALVGPAGVLLTRVLYQKKNGAKRFLVTDAAMNDLLRPALYQAHHEIVPLRENKQQVLGTFDVVGPVCETGDFFARDRLVAVAEPGELLAVLDVGAYGMSLASNYNTRSRAAEVLVDGRRVTVIRRRETIDDLLRTEG